Proteins encoded by one window of Salmonirosea aquatica:
- a CDS encoding DUF1684 domain-containing protein, translating into MFKNKIVRWSTLIMIVAILAYFFTETFQPAVEDTATAQMEKIPDEQYAAKLQQQRNEKEEFFRTSEESPVEDKKLFTGLDYYAPDQDYRVMAQLTPYDGADKELKLPYTDGTTAVYERMAYADFTVKGVPQRLLLLKNEGTISVLFRDATSGMETYGGGRYLDIPAEEVKGNKLILDFNDAYNPYCAYAPNYACPLPPAENTLTAAIEAGEKFNAEKH; encoded by the coding sequence ATGTTTAAAAATAAAATTGTCCGGTGGAGTACCCTGATTATGATCGTAGCCATTCTGGCCTACTTCTTCACCGAAACTTTTCAGCCTGCGGTGGAGGATACGGCTACGGCACAGATGGAAAAAATACCCGACGAACAATACGCCGCTAAACTCCAGCAACAAAGAAACGAAAAAGAAGAGTTCTTTCGGACGTCCGAAGAGTCGCCCGTGGAAGACAAAAAACTTTTTACCGGGCTCGACTACTATGCACCCGACCAGGATTATCGGGTCATGGCGCAGCTCACGCCCTACGATGGTGCCGACAAAGAACTTAAGCTACCTTACACGGATGGTACCACAGCCGTGTACGAGCGCATGGCTTACGCCGATTTTACGGTGAAGGGGGTACCTCAGCGGTTGCTGCTGTTAAAAAATGAAGGTACCATTTCTGTCCTTTTCCGTGATGCAACCTCCGGCATGGAAACCTACGGCGGAGGGCGCTATCTGGATATTCCGGCAGAAGAAGTGAAGGGAAACAAGCTCATCCTGGATTTTAATGATGCCTATAATCCTTACTGTGCCTACGCCCCGAATTATGCCTGTCCGCTGCCTCCCGCCGAAAACACCCTGACGGCGGCAATCGAGGCAGGGGAAAAATTTAACGCAGAAAAGCACTAA
- a CDS encoding riboflavin synthase: MFTGIIETTGTVLKSTPEGTNLTFQLHASLASQLKVDQSLSHNGVCLTVTAIEGDTYLVTAVEETLKKTNLGQLVPGSVVNLERCMAANGRFDGHIVQGHVDQTGVCTSVQELKGSWLFDFAFDGSQGNILVEKGSVCINGVSLTVFNVTDDSFRVTIIPYTYEHTNFHALQAGDTVNLEFDILGKYVQRILGRAR; encoded by the coding sequence ATGTTTACCGGCATTATAGAAACCACCGGAACGGTGCTTAAAAGTACCCCCGAAGGTACCAACCTCACTTTTCAACTGCATGCTTCTCTGGCCTCCCAACTGAAAGTGGACCAGAGCCTGAGTCATAATGGCGTGTGCCTCACGGTAACGGCCATTGAGGGCGACACCTACCTGGTGACGGCCGTGGAGGAGACGCTAAAAAAAACCAACCTCGGCCAACTGGTACCCGGAAGCGTAGTGAATCTGGAAAGGTGTATGGCTGCCAACGGCCGCTTCGACGGACATATCGTGCAGGGCCACGTGGACCAGACCGGCGTATGTACCTCCGTACAGGAGCTTAAAGGGAGCTGGTTGTTCGATTTTGCGTTTGATGGCTCTCAAGGCAATATTCTGGTGGAAAAAGGCTCCGTGTGTATCAACGGCGTGAGCCTTACGGTCTTCAACGTCACCGATGATTCGTTCCGCGTCACGATCATCCCCTACACCTATGAGCACACGAATTTTCATGCCTTACAGGCGGGCGATACGGTAAACCTGGAATTCGATATTCTGGGCAAATACGTCCAGCGCATCCTGGGGCGGGCCCGTTGA
- a CDS encoding PASTA domain-containing protein, translated as MAKISTNSRKDLYIHIGIILSLITIFFLGFFFLYLPMRTNHGESITVPDLRKMNAAELEDFLDERDLRYEVSDCTFVPKVPPLTVISQYPQPGSKVKEGRKIYVTVVYRTAPLVKMPKLTDMTQRSAQMLLKSAGLELGNLRYVPDLAQGAVLKQLYKGEEILPEQPIAKGSKIDLEVGDGLGQTAFSMPSVIGMTLEDAKFQIVGAGLKVGQIMIVDKEEAEPGTVIRQNPDAGNKTRIGDVIDLWVIRPLEDTNEEPQTDQ; from the coding sequence ATGGCTAAAATAAGCACTAACTCCCGCAAAGACCTCTATATTCACATTGGCATTATCCTGTCTCTGATTACGATCTTTTTCCTCGGTTTTTTCTTTCTTTATCTTCCCATGCGTACCAATCACGGCGAATCCATCACCGTGCCCGACCTGCGTAAGATGAATGCCGCCGAATTGGAAGATTTCCTCGATGAGCGCGACTTGCGGTACGAAGTGAGTGACTGTACGTTTGTGCCTAAGGTACCCCCTTTGACGGTGATTTCTCAGTACCCACAGCCGGGCTCCAAGGTGAAGGAGGGCCGCAAGATATACGTAACGGTCGTTTACCGCACGGCTCCCCTGGTCAAGATGCCCAAACTGACCGACATGACCCAGCGGAGTGCGCAAATGCTCCTCAAGAGCGCAGGGCTGGAACTGGGCAACCTGCGCTACGTGCCTGATCTGGCGCAAGGTGCGGTGCTTAAACAGTTGTACAAGGGCGAGGAGATCCTCCCCGAACAGCCCATCGCCAAGGGCTCGAAGATCGATCTGGAGGTAGGTGACGGCCTGGGACAAACAGCGTTCAGCATGCCCAGCGTGATTGGGATGACCCTGGAAGACGCCAAATTCCAGATTGTTGGGGCGGGCTTAAAGGTAGGTCAGATTATGATTGTTGATAAGGAAGAGGCGGAACCCGGCACGGTGATCCGACAAAATCCTGATGCAGGCAATAAAACCCGCATCGGGGACGTAATTGACCTATGGGTTATTCGCCCGCTTGAAGACACGAATGAGGAACCTCAAACTGACCAGTAA
- a CDS encoding T9SS type A sorting domain-containing protein, with amino-acid sequence MRNLKLTSNFTLFFCRAILVFLCLWLGGATSLWAQLELVPLEAGIGQEALIPAKAARVETLQLPFFDDFSTATSTHPDPQLWMSGSGVYINNTLTTQQPSINVATFDGLKADGVPYNFTNEQSQGDSDTLTSQPISLAGLKPADSLYISYYWQAKGLGELPDRTDTLQLEFLNSNGAWIAVWKQAGGTFDSLFQQTFIRIVDPAYLHSNFQFRFRASGRLSGAFDTWHIDYIYLNKNRSVNDRFIKDIAVRRPLNPLLKNYTAMPFKHYFANPAAATADSVRTDIVNLFNNFNFTSYTFTIFDEVSKKEVQRYQQPVSAIIGARQTQVKSVAVQPLTPPATGNRMRLRYKFDLLTTDDQNPTIPTVNLRRNDTISAITELADYYAYDDGSAEFGVRMNQRLGRTAVRFIANQPDTLGGVRMALVPFRKDISGQAFTIQVYSNRNGKPDQVLYQKSVAVKYGANRNDFIEYEFDNGVAVTDTFYVGWLQISEDGLAVGFDRNSSLGTSQLFSNLSTEWAGNTEIQGSIMIRPFFGGKTSGVVTGPEPLPVLSVSVFPNPTSGLIRWESEYVRQIDVYSLQGIRVITIVPAEGQREASLAELSDGLYMLRISDGLRAISQKILLKK; translated from the coding sequence ATGAGGAACCTCAAACTGACCAGTAATTTTACGCTTTTTTTTTGCCGGGCAATCCTTGTCTTCCTGTGCCTCTGGCTGGGCGGAGCTACCTCACTTTGGGCCCAGCTCGAACTTGTGCCACTGGAAGCGGGAATAGGGCAAGAAGCTCTAATACCTGCCAAAGCGGCCCGTGTGGAAACTTTGCAACTTCCCTTTTTTGACGATTTCTCTACTGCTACTTCCACCCATCCCGATCCGCAACTGTGGATGTCGGGCAGCGGGGTTTACATCAACAACACACTCACTACGCAACAGCCATCCATCAACGTGGCCACCTTCGACGGCTTGAAAGCGGATGGGGTACCTTATAATTTTACCAATGAGCAATCACAGGGTGATTCGGATACGCTTACTTCGCAGCCCATTAGCCTGGCTGGTCTTAAGCCCGCCGACTCGCTGTATATTAGCTATTACTGGCAAGCCAAAGGATTAGGCGAGCTTCCCGACCGCACCGACACGCTTCAGCTCGAATTTCTGAACAGTAACGGGGCATGGATAGCGGTGTGGAAACAAGCGGGGGGTACCTTCGATTCGCTGTTCCAGCAGACATTCATTCGCATTGTCGACCCCGCCTACCTGCACAGCAATTTCCAGTTCCGGTTCCGGGCATCCGGCCGCCTCTCGGGGGCTTTCGACACCTGGCATATCGATTATATTTATTTGAATAAGAATCGGTCCGTCAACGACCGCTTCATTAAGGACATTGCCGTCCGGCGGCCGCTCAACCCGCTGCTAAAAAACTATACGGCCATGCCGTTCAAGCATTACTTCGCCAATCCTGCTGCGGCCACGGCCGACTCAGTACGGACCGATATTGTGAATTTGTTCAATAACTTCAATTTCACATCCTACACCTTTACGATTTTCGACGAAGTAAGCAAAAAAGAAGTCCAGCGCTACCAGCAGCCGGTTTCAGCGATCATTGGCGCCCGGCAGACCCAGGTAAAAAGTGTAGCGGTTCAGCCTCTGACCCCACCGGCCACCGGCAATCGGATGCGCCTGCGGTATAAGTTCGATCTGCTGACTACCGACGACCAGAACCCCACAATTCCTACCGTAAACCTGCGCCGTAACGATACCATCAGTGCCATCACCGAACTAGCCGACTACTATGCCTACGACGACGGAAGTGCCGAGTTTGGCGTTCGGATGAACCAGCGGCTCGGACGCACGGCGGTGCGGTTCATTGCTAACCAACCCGATACGCTGGGCGGGGTACGGATGGCTCTGGTACCTTTCCGCAAGGATATCAGCGGCCAGGCTTTCACGATTCAGGTGTACAGCAACCGCAACGGCAAGCCCGACCAGGTACTTTATCAGAAATCGGTAGCTGTAAAGTACGGAGCAAATCGCAATGACTTCATCGAGTATGAGTTCGACAACGGCGTGGCCGTGACCGATACTTTCTATGTAGGTTGGCTACAAATCAGTGAGGACGGGCTGGCCGTTGGGTTTGATCGTAATTCGAGCCTGGGTACCTCACAACTTTTCTCTAACCTTTCGACGGAGTGGGCCGGCAACACGGAGATCCAGGGCAGCATCATGATTCGGCCTTTCTTCGGGGGCAAAACCAGCGGGGTGGTCACGGGTCCAGAGCCTTTGCCTGTCCTGTCGGTATCGGTTTTTCCTAATCCTACCTCCGGGCTAATCCGCTGGGAGAGCGAGTATGTGCGACAAATCGACGTATATTCGTTGCAGGGCATCCGTGTAATAACTATTGTACCCGCCGAAGGCCAGCGCGAAGCCTCGCTTGCCGAACTTTCAGACGGGTTGTACATGTTGCGTATTTCGGATGGCCTGCGGGCTATTTCCCAGAAGATTTTACTTAAAAAATAA
- a CDS encoding rhodanese-like domain-containing protein, whose protein sequence is MDITVQELKERLDKGEALHFYDVREEYEYEADNLGATLIPLGELPDHLDELEPLKDEEIIIHCRSGARSGNAQKYLQGNGFTNVRNVTGGILAYRQMEDEE, encoded by the coding sequence ATGGACATTACCGTACAAGAATTGAAAGAACGCTTAGATAAAGGCGAAGCATTGCATTTCTACGACGTGCGTGAAGAGTATGAATACGAAGCCGACAACCTCGGAGCCACACTCATACCCCTTGGCGAACTACCCGATCATCTGGACGAGTTGGAACCTCTGAAAGATGAGGAGATTATCATTCATTGCCGTTCGGGGGCACGTAGTGGCAATGCCCAGAAGTACCTGCAAGGCAACGGCTTCACCAACGTCCGTAACGTCACGGGCGGCATACTGGCGTATCGTCAAATGGAGGACGAGGAGTAA
- the miaA gene encoding tRNA (adenosine(37)-N6)-dimethylallyltransferase MiaA → MNSSTHKLIVIAGPTAVGKTDLCLKLAKELDTEIISADSRQFFRELSIGTAKPSAQELNQVPHHFINSHSIAEEYSAGDFERDALLILNELFRRKDNVILTGGSGLYIKAVCEGLDDLPRPIPGLRDELMRQLREDGLEFLQNEALRVDPVFSGTPEFFNPQRVVRALEVFYTSGRPISSYQNQHKAERPFQSITVALERERNELYHRIESRVDHMLDAGLVQEARSVLPYRDHHALKTVGYKEVFGFLDGDYDEAEMIRLLKQNTRRYAKRQLTWFRHQGNYTWFQADEYQKVRDWVLGKVG, encoded by the coding sequence CTGAACTCCTCCACGCATAAACTGATTGTCATCGCGGGCCCGACTGCGGTTGGGAAGACCGACCTTTGCCTAAAATTAGCCAAAGAATTGGATACCGAGATTATTTCTGCCGATTCGCGGCAGTTTTTTCGGGAGTTAAGCATTGGCACGGCCAAGCCATCCGCGCAGGAACTGAATCAGGTACCCCACCATTTTATCAACTCTCATTCCATTGCGGAAGAGTACAGTGCCGGCGATTTTGAGCGCGATGCCCTGCTTATATTAAACGAACTGTTCCGGCGGAAAGACAACGTCATTCTGACGGGCGGCTCGGGCCTGTACATCAAGGCCGTATGCGAAGGCCTGGACGACCTGCCCCGGCCTATTCCCGGCCTGCGCGACGAACTGATGCGGCAGCTACGGGAAGATGGCCTGGAATTTCTGCAAAATGAAGCGCTGCGTGTCGATCCGGTTTTTTCAGGTACCCCCGAGTTTTTTAACCCCCAGCGGGTGGTGCGGGCTTTGGAGGTATTTTACACTTCGGGGCGGCCCATTTCTTCCTATCAGAACCAACACAAAGCTGAGCGTCCCTTTCAAAGTATCACCGTAGCGCTCGAACGTGAACGCAACGAACTCTACCACCGGATTGAAAGCCGGGTTGACCACATGCTGGACGCAGGACTGGTACAGGAAGCCAGAAGCGTACTACCCTATCGCGATCATCATGCCCTCAAAACGGTAGGTTATAAAGAGGTTTTCGGATTTCTGGACGGCGACTACGATGAGGCAGAAATGATCCGTTTGCTCAAACAAAATACCCGCCGCTACGCCAAGCGACAGCTTACCTGGTTTCGGCATCAGGGCAACTACACCTGGTTTCAGGCGGACGAGTACCAGAAAGTCAGGGATTGGGTGCTAGGGAAGGTAGGGTAG
- a CDS encoding DUF4230 domain-containing protein — MEFSTLLFFLMSLGLGAGAGIWGYNRWWVEGQKPEPTREASVLLDRIEKVFKVVMAEGYFTEIYNYQHDKDIWHLFKDKKKALIIAKAKVLVGFDFSKVRLRVEGENRQLVVEYFPAPEILSMDTEYKFYDIESGWLNRFQTDDLTHILAEAKEVMNEKAMESDLPRIANNQIQLMMYQLAATMNWKLAMQLTEANQKMLAKYATYHELEAEVEPLPKHKNMD; from the coding sequence ATGGAATTTTCCACCCTACTATTTTTTCTGATGTCATTAGGGCTGGGGGCTGGAGCTGGTATATGGGGCTACAACCGATGGTGGGTTGAAGGCCAAAAACCCGAACCTACCCGGGAAGCCTCGGTGTTGCTCGACCGCATCGAGAAGGTATTCAAGGTAGTAATGGCCGAGGGGTACTTTACGGAAATCTATAACTACCAGCACGACAAGGATATCTGGCATCTGTTCAAGGATAAAAAAAAAGCGCTTATCATTGCCAAGGCCAAGGTGTTGGTGGGCTTTGATTTTTCCAAGGTACGTCTGCGGGTGGAGGGAGAAAACCGGCAATTGGTGGTAGAGTACTTCCCAGCGCCCGAAATACTTTCGATGGATACCGAATATAAGTTCTACGATATAGAATCAGGCTGGCTCAACCGCTTCCAAACCGACGACCTTACCCACATTCTGGCAGAAGCGAAAGAAGTAATGAACGAAAAGGCCATGGAAAGCGATCTGCCCCGTATTGCTAACAACCAAATTCAGCTGATGATGTACCAGCTGGCCGCCACGATGAACTGGAAATTAGCAATGCAATTGACCGAAGCAAACCAGAAAATGCTCGCCAAGTACGCCACCTACCACGAACTGGAGGCAGAAGTGGAGCCTCTGCCTAAGCATAAAAACATGGACTGA
- a CDS encoding response regulator, protein MLTKQISKFLNEETLHQTDLQKFIKVVNDSYLNFERDKELFEHSSKLNEKEYATINQKLTEEIAQRKLSVEKLIEAIYSLEIKGDISDKSLDPNNLIGLVDVLQIQIDNRKEIEDQLRAAKEVAEHATQAKSEFLSMMSHEIRTPLNAIVGLTYLMQQEEVSEKMAENLRILQFSSDNLHLLINDILDFSKIEAGKIELEKVPFDIKQLISNIKKANQVKAEEKENKIKLMIDDEVPQMVMGDVLRLGQVISNLVSNAVKFTRKGSIAIELSVQKKTDTKVFLEISVADTGIGIPKDKQGMIFDHFTQANSQTTREFGGTGLGLVITKKLLELFGSEIKLESEPGKGSKFYFDLELELGGEQQLRKEDTSNHILNEHTLKGLRILLVEDYPMNVKVACRFLERWNVEVDVAENGQIALDKFTPQKYDLILMDIQMPVMDGYETTRNIRLLDTEIPIIALTASSSLSNQDIAFQVGMNDFLTKPFNPKELFQKIVRHGRR, encoded by the coding sequence TTGCTTACCAAGCAAATCTCCAAATTTCTGAATGAAGAAACTCTCCATCAAACCGACCTACAGAAGTTCATAAAAGTGGTGAACGATTCCTATCTGAACTTCGAGCGGGATAAAGAATTATTTGAACATTCTTCCAAACTGAACGAGAAGGAATATGCTACAATCAATCAAAAGCTAACGGAGGAAATTGCCCAGCGCAAACTTTCGGTCGAAAAGCTGATCGAGGCGATCTATTCCCTGGAAATAAAAGGGGATATATCGGATAAATCGCTGGATCCTAATAATCTGATAGGGTTGGTCGATGTGTTGCAAATCCAGATCGACAACCGCAAAGAAATAGAGGATCAATTGCGGGCGGCAAAGGAAGTGGCTGAACACGCCACCCAGGCGAAGTCGGAGTTTTTATCCATGATGAGCCATGAGATTCGGACTCCCCTGAATGCAATCGTCGGGCTGACCTACCTGATGCAACAAGAGGAAGTATCGGAAAAAATGGCTGAGAACCTACGGATCTTACAGTTTTCTTCTGATAACCTGCATTTGCTGATCAATGACATTCTGGACTTCAGCAAGATTGAAGCTGGCAAAATAGAGCTGGAGAAGGTACCTTTTGATATTAAGCAACTGATATCCAATATCAAAAAGGCCAATCAGGTAAAGGCCGAGGAAAAAGAGAACAAGATCAAGCTCATGATTGACGACGAAGTACCCCAAATGGTGATGGGGGACGTGCTTCGGTTAGGGCAGGTCATATCCAATCTGGTTTCCAATGCCGTGAAATTTACCCGTAAAGGAAGTATCGCCATCGAGCTATCAGTACAGAAGAAAACGGATACAAAAGTTTTCCTGGAAATTTCGGTGGCTGATACGGGAATTGGTATCCCCAAGGATAAGCAGGGGATGATCTTTGACCACTTTACCCAAGCCAACTCGCAAACCACACGGGAGTTTGGGGGGACGGGGCTAGGCCTGGTCATCACCAAAAAGTTGCTTGAGTTGTTTGGCAGCGAAATTAAGCTTGAAAGCGAACCTGGCAAGGGATCGAAGTTTTATTTTGACCTTGAGCTGGAGCTGGGAGGCGAGCAACAATTACGGAAGGAGGATACTTCAAACCACATCCTGAACGAACATACCCTGAAAGGCCTGAGGATTCTGCTGGTGGAAGATTACCCCATGAATGTCAAGGTAGCCTGTCGGTTTTTGGAACGGTGGAATGTAGAGGTGGATGTAGCCGAAAACGGGCAGATCGCGCTTGACAAGTTTACGCCCCAAAAATATGACCTCATTTTGATGGATATCCAGATGCCGGTAATGGATGGGTACGAAACGACCAGAAATATTCGGCTGCTGGATACTGAAATTCCTATTATTGCACTCACCGCGTCGTCGTCGTTGAGCAATCAGGACATTGCCTTTCAGGTTGGTATGAACGATTTTCTGACTAAGCCCTTCAATCCTAAAGAACTATTTCAAAAAATAGTCCGGCACGGCCGACGGTAG
- a CDS encoding FIST signal transduction protein, whose protein sequence is MKIQQIVYQEPTWKFLNETPDFVASKAQLVLAFGERTCLESLEIYNHLREQYSHADIVINSTSGEIYENSVYDNSVIVTAIQFEKSRVRTVQFNIDNHYESGEVGDKIGRELGAEDLVSLLIISDGGRVNGSALLTSLNSHISSSIPISGGLAGDEARFEKTLVGLNQNPEPGRVVGIGLYGKELKVGNGTYGGWDVFGPERQVTNSEYNILYSINDKAALDLYKEYLGRFAKELPAAALHFPLSMRTSTEAEPVVRTILSIDEDAKSMTFAGDIPEGAWVRFMKANFDRLIDASASAAMSAIETFENPAELALLVSCVGRKLALGVRTDEEVEAVREVLGSDTLITGFYSYGEISQLHPGVPSELHNQTMTITTFSENII, encoded by the coding sequence ATGAAAATTCAACAGATTGTTTATCAGGAACCGACCTGGAAGTTCTTGAACGAAACGCCTGATTTTGTAGCCAGCAAAGCCCAGCTCGTACTTGCCTTCGGAGAACGTACCTGTCTTGAGAGTCTGGAAATATATAACCATTTGAGAGAACAATATTCGCATGCCGACATCGTAATAAACTCCACCTCGGGAGAAATCTACGAAAATTCGGTGTACGATAACAGTGTGATTGTAACGGCAATTCAGTTTGAAAAGAGCCGGGTCCGCACGGTGCAGTTCAACATTGACAATCACTACGAAAGTGGGGAGGTTGGGGATAAGATAGGCCGGGAACTGGGGGCGGAAGATTTGGTTTCTCTGCTCATTATATCCGATGGTGGACGGGTTAATGGCAGTGCGTTGCTAACCTCTCTCAATTCGCACATCAGCTCGAGCATACCGATTTCAGGGGGCTTGGCCGGGGATGAAGCGAGATTTGAAAAGACCCTGGTAGGTTTGAACCAGAATCCCGAACCGGGACGGGTCGTGGGAATTGGGCTATATGGTAAAGAGCTGAAGGTAGGAAATGGTACCTACGGGGGATGGGATGTGTTTGGTCCGGAACGGCAGGTAACCAATTCAGAGTACAATATCCTGTACAGCATCAATGACAAAGCCGCTCTGGATCTTTACAAGGAATATCTGGGCCGTTTTGCCAAGGAATTACCAGCCGCTGCCCTGCATTTTCCCCTCTCGATGCGCACCAGTACCGAAGCAGAGCCCGTTGTACGCACCATTCTGTCGATCGATGAAGACGCCAAGAGCATGACCTTTGCCGGCGATATACCCGAAGGGGCGTGGGTCAGGTTTATGAAAGCGAATTTCGATCGTCTGATCGATGCCTCGGCTTCGGCGGCTATGAGCGCCATCGAAACTTTTGAAAATCCTGCCGAATTGGCGCTTCTGGTAAGCTGTGTGGGCCGCAAACTTGCCCTGGGGGTACGTACCGATGAAGAAGTAGAGGCCGTGCGGGAAGTGTTGGGTTCCGATACCTTGATTACGGGTTTTTATTCCTACGGGGAAATCTCTCAGCTGCATCCTGGCGTACCGAGCGAACTTCACAATCAAACGATGACCATCACTACTTTTTCAGAAAATATAATTTAA
- a CDS encoding NFACT RNA binding domain-containing protein, which yields MHQNYYFLRQLAPRLDDELRGKCFMEAFSQEKDELIMVFAEARGKHNFYKPFFLKATLRPDFATLSFPEQFDRARRNSVDLFTDLYDRKVLRIRVFDNERAIGLYLDNGEVLVFKLFGNRSNIVHFGQDGEVLDVFNNKLSGDLTLKIGELDRKLDQSYEAFLANDSQFEPVFPTFGKAVKEYLHQELTSLESSEAKWSAIQGTLRVLLDPSAYYLTELHHLPALSLLPLGKISDRVSDPIEALNRFYHAFARRGSIEKERAEWLRMLQKRIKQTENYLSNSFQKLIELEEGGKNEEWGHILMANLHQVPERAERVELHNFYRDKPVSIKLKKDLSPQKNAEVYYRKAKNERIEIEKLQENLDLREKELIRLREHYTAIEHMDQLRELRSYTKKNGLAPAQAGTDQGQLFRRVEFQNFVILVGRNAKNNDLLTQQYTHKEDLWLHARDVTGSHVVVKYQAGKKFPAPVIERAAQLAAWYSKRRTDTLCPVIVTPKKFIRKPKGLPPGSVLVEKEEVVMVEPRAE from the coding sequence ATGCACCAAAACTATTATTTCCTCCGGCAATTGGCCCCTCGTCTTGACGATGAGTTACGGGGAAAATGCTTTATGGAAGCCTTCAGTCAGGAAAAGGACGAGCTGATTATGGTTTTTGCCGAGGCCCGTGGCAAGCACAACTTCTACAAACCTTTTTTTCTCAAAGCTACCCTCCGCCCCGATTTCGCCACCCTGAGTTTTCCAGAGCAGTTCGACCGGGCACGCCGCAATAGTGTGGATTTGTTTACAGACCTCTATGATCGGAAGGTACTCCGCATCCGGGTGTTTGACAATGAACGGGCCATCGGCCTCTACCTTGACAATGGCGAAGTTCTGGTTTTCAAGCTCTTCGGGAATCGCTCCAATATTGTGCATTTTGGCCAAGACGGCGAAGTGCTGGACGTTTTCAATAATAAGCTCAGTGGCGATCTTACTTTGAAAATCGGAGAACTGGATCGGAAGCTGGATCAATCCTACGAAGCGTTTCTGGCTAACGACAGTCAGTTCGAACCTGTTTTTCCTACATTTGGCAAAGCGGTAAAAGAGTACCTGCATCAAGAACTAACAAGCCTTGAAAGCTCCGAAGCAAAGTGGAGTGCCATTCAGGGTACCCTGCGGGTTTTGCTTGATCCGTCCGCGTATTACCTCACCGAGTTGCATCACCTGCCTGCACTTTCCTTATTACCACTTGGCAAAATAAGCGATCGGGTTTCCGATCCGATCGAAGCGTTGAATCGCTTTTACCATGCCTTTGCCCGGCGAGGTAGCATTGAGAAAGAGCGGGCGGAATGGCTGCGGATGTTACAGAAACGCATAAAGCAAACGGAAAACTACCTGTCCAATTCTTTTCAGAAACTGATAGAATTAGAAGAAGGAGGCAAAAATGAGGAGTGGGGACATATTCTGATGGCCAATCTGCATCAGGTACCTGAACGGGCCGAGCGCGTGGAACTGCACAATTTTTATCGCGACAAACCCGTAAGTATCAAACTTAAAAAGGACCTTTCGCCTCAAAAAAACGCGGAGGTGTATTACCGTAAAGCCAAGAATGAGAGAATAGAAATCGAGAAATTGCAGGAAAATCTCGATTTGCGGGAGAAAGAATTGATCCGACTTCGGGAACACTACACCGCCATCGAGCACATGGATCAGCTGCGGGAGTTACGGAGTTATACCAAAAAAAATGGCCTGGCGCCTGCACAGGCCGGAACGGATCAGGGACAGCTTTTCCGGCGGGTTGAATTCCAGAATTTTGTGATATTGGTGGGGCGGAACGCCAAAAACAATGATTTGCTCACCCAGCAGTATACCCATAAAGAAGATTTATGGCTCCACGCTCGGGACGTGACGGGCTCTCACGTAGTGGTCAAGTACCAGGCGGGTAAGAAATTCCCGGCGCCCGTCATCGAGCGGGCGGCGCAGTTAGCGGCCTGGTACTCCAAGCGTCGCACCGATACCCTGTGTCCGGTCATTGTGACGCCCAAAAAATTCATTCGGAAACCCAAAGGGTTGCCACCTGGATCGGTGCTGGTTGAAAAAGAGGAAGTTGTGATGGTAGAGCCTAGGGCTGAGTAG